Proteins from a single region of Coregonus clupeaformis isolate EN_2021a chromosome 35, ASM2061545v1, whole genome shotgun sequence:
- the LOC121551232 gene encoding somatostatin receptor type 2, with translation MDSWVFPSSLPNITEEPLMYDSFILVNESTEPNGTYTGDNTFNQTSTMVITFLYFLVCGIGLCGNALVIYVILRYAKMKTVTNIYIMNLAVADVLFMLGLPFIAIQLALVHWPFGAVLCRVVMTVDSLNQFTSIFCLMVMSIDRYLAVVHPIRSTKWRKPRMAKTINLAVWGVSLLVNLPIIIYSGLITKHNSCFCTIVWPEPEEAYYTAFMFYTFVLGFFLPLMVICLCYLLIIIKVKSSGIRVGSTKRKRSERKVTRMVSIVVAVFVFCWLPFYVFNVTSVTGTISTTPFLRSTFAFVVVLGYANSCANPILYAFLSENFKKSFQNVLCRKKVGGLDVIERSDSKQDKSRMMNDPTETQSTLLNGDLQTSI, from the exons ATGGACTCCTGGGTGTTCCCCTCCTCGCTCCCCAACATAACCGAAGAACCCCTGATGTACGACAGCTTTATTCTGGTCAACGAGTCAACGGAACCCAATGGTACCTATACTGGTGACAACACGTTCAACCAGACCAGCACCATGGTCATCACCTTCCTCTACTTCCTGGTGTGTGGTATCGGTCTCTGCGGCAATGCCCTGGTGATCTACGTCATCCTGCGCTACGCCAAGATGAAGACGGTCACGAATATTTACATCATGAATTTGGCGGTTGCAGATGTTCTGTTCATGTTGGGGTTACCGTTCATCGCCATTCAGCTGGCGCTGGTCCACTGGCCGTTTGGTGCGGTGCTGTGCCGCGTGGTCATGACAGTGGACTCACTCAACCAGTTCACCTCCATCTTCTGCCTTATGGTCATGAGCATCGACCGCTACCTGGCCGTGGTGCACCCCATCCGGTCCACCAAGTGGCGTAAACCACGTATGGCCAAGACCATCAACCTGGCGGTGTGGGGGGTGTCGCTCCTGGTCAACCTGCCCATCATTATCTACAGCGGTTTAATCACCAAGCACAATAGTTGCTTCTGTACCATCGTGTGGCCAGAGCCCGAGGAGGCCTACTACACCGCCTTCATGTTCTACACCTTCGTCCTGGGTTTCTTCCTCCCGCTCATGGTCATCTGCCTGTGTTACCTTCTCATCATCATCAAG GTGAAGTCCTCAGGGATCCGTGTCGGGTCCACTAAGAGGAAGCGCTCGGAGAGGAAGGTGACCCGCATGGTGTCCATCGTGGTTGCCGTGTTCGTCTTCTGCTGGCTGCCCTTCTATGTCTTCAATGTGACTTCGGTGACAGGAACCATCTCCACCACGCCCTTCCTGAGGAGCACCTTTGCCTTCGTGGTGGTCCTGGGTTACGCCAACTCGTGTGCCAACCCCATCCTTTACGCGTTCCTGTCAGAGAACTTCAAGAAGAGCTTCCAGAACGTTCTGTGTCGGAAGAAGGTGGGCGGGCTGGATGTGATTGAGCGCAGCGATAGCAAGCAGGACAAGTCTCGTATGATGAATGACCCCACGGAGACTCAAAGCACGCTGCTCAATGGAGACCTGCAGACCAGCATTTGA